From the Rhinoraja longicauda isolate Sanriku21f chromosome 5, sRhiLon1.1, whole genome shotgun sequence genome, the window TTTAGATGTCACCATCATCTTGAACACTAAGTTGCAAGTTCAGGAGTGGTCAATGAAGTTCCACAAAAGCACAGGTTTTTTGataaataagtttatttttcatgttttgatattttaaaaagaaatgcatTGATTTTGAGCACCATATTTAAAAATTGGATGCAAATACAATACGacttgcaattattttttttttaattgatactTAAAGCTTTTATAATGCTATTATTAAATGCATTGTAAAGAGCAGCCTCTTAAGACCGCATTTTAAATGCCGATTGTTCTTGGGATTGAtcctttgtgttttggtcaacgATCAACTCCTTATTGTGAAGGCTTGGAGTGTCAAAGCCAAGTCCATTCCTGCCCTCTGGATAACTTTCCAAAATAGGTAACCATGCTCAATACTTTTCAGCACAGGTGTCCAGGGAGCAACTGTTACTCAGGAAGCAAGAGTATCAGGTAATTATTACAATTAAAAATCAGTATTCCTGTCCAAGATGGCAATTAAACAGTCACATCTCTAATTAGGTATTGTCACAAAGGCAGGCCTGGTTTAACCTCATTTCGGACGGATCACCCCAGAAAATCCAAGTTTTTACAAAAGCAAGTAGTTTGCATTAATGACTATTGTCCATTGGTCTGACATCTACCATCATGAGGTTCTTTAAGAATCTGGTCATGGCGTACATTAACTTAAGCCTCCCAGGCAGCCTTGGTcgactgcagtttgcctaccctCGCTTCAGGTCCACAATGGGAACCTACACTCAGCTTGAATATCTCTAACATGTCCACAAGACTCCAATTTATTGACTATAGcccctgccttcaacaccatcacCCCAACCAAACTCATTTTATAGCTCCTAGTCCTAGGAGTTTGCACCCCCCTCAGCAcacggatccttgacttcctaacTCATAAACCACAATCCGTGTGAATAGGCGACAAAACATTTTCCACACTAATTCTCAACATCGGTGCCCCGCAGGCTGCATTCTCATCCCCCTATTATACTACCTGTATAGTAATGAtcgtgcagccaaattctgctctaacatcagaaatttgcaggtgacatcTCTGTAATGAACTGGATCTCGAACAATGACAAAACGGCCTACACTAAGATGTAGGAGCTAATTAACTTCAGGAAGTTAAATTCTGTTACGCCCCAATCAGCAATAATGGTATTGAAATGCAGTTAGTCtagagcttcaaattcctaccAATTTGTCCGGGACCATCCATATAGAACCTGTAGCCAATAAAGCAAACCAACACCTATATTTCCCAGAAGACTTAGGAGGTTCAGTATATCTTCAGTGACTCCTACcaactctacagatgcaccatagaaagaagGCATGATCTCagcttgcatcacagcttggtctggcACAGCTCTGCCCAAGTCCACCAGAAATTGCACTTGTGGAGGTAGCCCAGCCTcaccacacccccacctcccccaaaaTCAACTCCTTATACATTCAACGCTGCCTCAGCAACAGCCAATATAACAGCCATTTTCACCCCTGTCATTCCCtcttccattgggcagaagatacaaaagctttaaAGAACATACCATCAGACACAGAAACAGCCTCTTCCTTGCTGGCATGGTCAagatcttccaacctatctctGTGAACTGCACTTTTTCTCTGCAACACCATACTCTGCCCCAGAAGTTCTCCCTTTGTACCACCTGTTGCGCCTGTATGACTTGATtcgtgtatagtatgatttaactggatagcacacaaaaagcttttcactgaatttCACTACATGATAATAAATCAATACAATAGCATCCCCACTGGTTCAAGAAATTGCCCAAAGGCAAGCCTTGCTTTAACTTTAAAACCACACAATTACTGTAAAAAGACCCATCTAAGAAACCGCACAATTACTGTAAAAAGATGCAGCTAAGATGATCATAAATAATGAAATCCCTTGATTGTTATGGGTGCTTGAAACCAAATGTAATCATCATTGTTGTGGCTTGGTCTCTGTTCCATAGCTGAAGTTAAACTGACGGTGTCACTGGCCATGCTAATAATCAGCCTCCTGGTGCGAGTTGGAaccctgtagtttagtttgggtCGAAACCATTGTATTCCACAATTCCTTTGAGCTTGAACAAGAAGCACAGTGTTCATTAGAGGAGCAGACTTCAGCTCATTGAAGAGATCCTTGATAAagagtgtgtgaaaaagttgacgGATGCACGAGATTGTTTTCAAGCTCTCTTCACTGCTACCAAAGGCAACTTGCTCCATGTTGACCTCATACATTTCCTTTGGATTGACAACACTGCCACCTAATAGGATGTGCATGCAAGGAACCAGTGTCAACATAAACAGTGTCTCCAAATTCTGAAAAACTTCTTCCAGTTCCAGCAGTATTCTCTGAGATTTCTTGCAATTATTTTGCACATTTCTTAATGATCGTGGCATCATAGAACTGTCATCCTAAGCAGAAAAGATCAGAATGTAACAATCCTTTACACATACATAATGCACATACATTTTTACATATTGTTCTAAATCACTTTTAATAAGTTACACCAACAGTTCAAAATCTTTGTATAGAAGCAATCTGAGAATCACCACTGTAACTGATATTTCAATCTTCCCACACAAGCTAAAGATATGGTTGCATTGCAGAATAAAAATTCTGTAATGCATGTCATAGTCCACACATCGTCTGCAACCTTCTGTGCGACCAATTATCAATATTGCTTAAGAGGCACAAGTATTTTTTTGTATACAAGCATCTGCAACTCTATCTTGAGGGAAAAGAAACTGAAAAGCTAAGGGATAAGCGAATAAAGCCAGAAGTGTGCAGTCAGGGCAAGGAATGaataaatagggtagatagtcagagtcttatctcccctcccccacccccaaggtAGAATTAAATTATATTAAAGAACATAAATTTAAGGTGTGGGAGAGGGCAAATTTaaaggttttgtttagtttggagatacaggacagaaataggccctttggcccaccaagtctgtgctgaccagcaatccccatacattacactaacctacacactagggacaatatacaatgtttaccaaagtcaattaacctgtacgtctttggagtgtgggcggaaactggagcacccagggaaaacacacaaattctgtgcagacagcactcagtcaggatcgaacccaggtctttggcactgtaaggcagcaactgtatcgCTGTTCCGCCCATGGGCATGGCAACTTGTAaatatctggaatgtgctgcctggggaGTTGGTGGAAGCGGATACAATAACCATGTTTAAGTggtatttagataggcacatgaacagaTAGGGAATGGTGGTATATCGACCAAGTGCAGGCATATGGCATTAGTTTAAACGGACATCATGGATAGAACAAACTTTCTGGGTCGAAGTACTTGTTTTCATGCAAATTCCTCTATGTTCATCTTTGGGATGAGGTAGGAAACCAGATCACTGAGAGGAAATCTATGAagacacatggagaatgtgcaaactacatgCACATAGCCccagaggccaggattgaaaCTAAGATACTGGTCATGTGAAGCAGTGCTGCCAAGGTTCACGAGACAAACGGCTCTCAGCATCAATAAGTACCACTTTGTTTTCTAAACTTAAGATGACTATCAGCTTATTTTGTTCAATCAATTTCCTCCTTCTTGGGAACCAATATGAAATTACAGTTCATCACCTCAACAGCAAATAAATCCTTCTTTAGATACAGAGGCCATATCACAAGTCCACATACTGCCTACAAAACACCCTTTCCTTGGTATTACCTTGCTCATCATAGGAAGAGGATTTCTCAAATCACGAAAAGGCGTTTTATATCTCCTTTTGTCATTGAGCTAAAAACACAAAATCCTTGTACAGGTAGTTGGTTTGATCAAATCTCCAAAACAAAGCAAGGCTTGAAGTTCCATTAATCATGAATTAGATTTAAAATGACAACGGGcatcacaagaaaataggagcaggagtaggccaaccggcccctcgagcccgccccgccattcaatacgatcatggctgatcctaccccaacccccttcccactatcgcccttcttcccacccaaaagaaccgtgtgatctcctgggagaggcgaaaaaccggataaaaacccaggccaatttggggggaaaatccgggaaattcctctctgaCCCCCAGCTAGGCGATCGAaccttgtccaggagattactcaggtcttactatagtaacaatagctcatgtccacttccctgcccgctccccgtaacccctaattcccttgtctattaaacaatctatttccgtttttaaaatttatttaacgttcctgcttccacagctccctgaggcagcgaattccacagactctgagtgaagaagtttctcctcatctcagttttaaaagagccccctcttattctaagactatgccccctagttctggtctccccgatcatcggaaacatctttagcgcatccacccgatcaaggcccctcacgatcttatacgtttcaataagatcgcctctcattcttctgaactccaatgagaaaagtcccaacctacttaacctttcctcatatgtcaaccccctcatccctggaattaaccgtgtaaaccttctctgcactgcctccagagcaagtacatcctttcttaaatatggacaccaaaactgcacagtattccaaatgcggtcttaccaatactgtatacagctgcagcaaaacctccctacttttatactctatcctcctggcaataaaggctaagactccattggccttcctaatcacttgctgcacctgcatgctaactttttgtgattcctgtactagtacccccaggtacctttgcgttgtattaccacgcagctcctccccatttagaaaataacttgctttatgatttttttttttccaaaatgcataacttcacatttatcagtattaaatttgttctgccaagtcgctgcccactctcctagcttatctatatccttttgcatgcgttttctatcctcctcactccctgcttttcctcccatttttgtgtcatctgcgaacttggatatattacacttggtcccctcctctaagtcatttatataaattgtaaacagctggggtccctgcggaaccccactagtcaccgattgccatcccaagtatgatccatttatcccaactctctgcttcctgtttgaaagccaatcttctacccatgctaatatattacccctaatcccatgattttttatcttaagtaatagtcttttatgtggcaccttatcaaaagccttttggaagtccaagtataccacatccaccggttcccctttatccacccgagatgttacttcttcaaagaattcaagcaaattagtcaaacatgacttccccttcgtaaaaccatgctgactctgtccAATTAAGTTATGTTTATCCAAATACCCCATCAGTATTTCTTTAATAATGGTCTCCAACATTTTACCCACCACAGATGTGGTCTATAATTACCAGCCTTCTGTCTACTT encodes:
- the mad2l1bp gene encoding MAD2L1-binding protein — translated: MAAAQGRCPDGGGSGDRDGGSGGGPELEFSGPGEGEGPGPQYGTGVPGEEGLEPGVEGPGPAEGGTGPGPDCREPVRPVWAGDAKPACGGGGGLGPGRRSSIGARPDADLSVVFPGQVTQRSCCRLVCELLKHVLYQRQQLPLPYDQLAFFSRRDCGPDDSSMMPRSLRNVQNNCKKSQRILLELEEVFQNLETLFMLTLVPCMHILLGGSVVNPKEMYEVNMEQVAFGSSEESLKTISCIRQLFHTLFIKDLFNELKSAPLMNTVLLVQAQRNCGIQWFRPKLNYRVPTRTRRLIISMASDTVSLTSAMEQRPSHNNDDYIWFQAPITIKGFHYL